In Streptomyces sp. NBC_00091, the following proteins share a genomic window:
- a CDS encoding acyclic terpene utilization AtuA family protein: protein MTRRALRIGNASGFYGDRFDAVREMLTGGPLDVLTGDYLAELTMLILGRDRLKNPDLGYAKTFLRQLEEGLGLAHERGVRIVANAGGLNPAALAAALRALAAKVGVPVRVAHVEGDDLMPYGDGGGRGDSGAGVLTANAYLGGGGITACLRAGADVVVTGRVTDAALVSGPAAWWFDWGPREYDRLAGAVVAGHVLECGTQATGGNYSFFTAHDVRRPGFPLAEISEDGSAAITKHPGTGGAVTPGTVTAQLLYETQGVRYLGPDVTARLDTVRLAPAGRDRVRISGVVGEPPPTTLKVGVTRLGGWRNEVVFVLTGLDIEAKAALVRAQLADALREVDSVRWTLARTDHEDADTEEAASALLRLVVRDPSPDRVGRGLTSAAVELALASYPGFHVTAPPGPGQPYGVFTSALVPADSVPHVAVLPDGTRLPVPAPSQDPRASEPGLSAPPAFEERGPGRSPGERWKGGVGDSPAGPTTRAPLGAVAGARSGDKGGDANVGVWVETDEAWAWLDRTLTVELFQELLPEAAGLPVTRHALPRLRALNFTVPGLLGDGVASGHRFDPQAKALGEWLRARHLDIPTHLLPTPEGTGP from the coding sequence GTGACGCGGCGGGCGCTGCGCATCGGCAACGCGTCCGGCTTCTACGGAGACCGGTTCGACGCCGTGCGCGAGATGCTGACCGGCGGCCCGCTGGACGTGCTGACCGGCGACTACCTCGCCGAGCTCACCATGCTGATCCTCGGCCGCGACCGCCTGAAGAACCCGGACCTCGGCTACGCCAAGACCTTCCTGCGGCAGCTGGAGGAAGGGCTCGGGCTCGCGCACGAGCGGGGGGTGCGGATCGTCGCGAACGCGGGCGGGCTGAACCCGGCCGCCCTGGCGGCGGCGCTGCGGGCGCTGGCCGCGAAGGTGGGGGTGCCGGTCCGCGTCGCGCACGTCGAGGGCGACGACCTGATGCCGTACGGGGACGGGGGCGGGCGCGGGGACTCGGGTGCAGGGGTGCTCACCGCCAATGCCTACCTCGGCGGCGGGGGGATCACGGCCTGCCTGCGGGCGGGCGCGGACGTGGTCGTGACGGGCCGGGTCACGGACGCGGCGCTGGTCAGCGGGCCGGCCGCCTGGTGGTTCGACTGGGGCCCGCGGGAGTACGACCGGCTGGCGGGGGCGGTGGTCGCGGGACACGTCCTGGAGTGCGGCACCCAGGCCACCGGCGGCAACTACTCGTTCTTCACCGCCCACGACGTGCGGCGGCCCGGTTTCCCGCTCGCGGAGATCTCCGAGGACGGCTCGGCGGCCATCACCAAACACCCGGGCACCGGCGGGGCCGTCACCCCCGGCACCGTCACCGCCCAGCTCCTGTACGAGACCCAGGGCGTGCGCTACCTCGGCCCCGACGTCACGGCCCGCCTGGACACGGTCCGCCTCGCCCCCGCCGGCCGCGACCGGGTCCGGATCAGCGGGGTCGTGGGGGAACCCCCGCCCACCACCCTCAAGGTGGGCGTCACCCGCCTCGGCGGCTGGCGCAACGAGGTCGTCTTCGTCCTGACCGGCCTCGACATCGAAGCCAAGGCCGCCCTGGTACGGGCACAACTCGCCGACGCCCTGCGGGAGGTGGACTCCGTCCGCTGGACCCTGGCCCGTACGGACCACGAGGACGCGGACACCGAGGAGGCGGCGAGCGCCCTGCTGCGGCTGGTGGTCCGCGACCCGTCCCCGGATCGGGTGGGGCGGGGGCTGACCTCGGCGGCGGTCGAGCTGGCCCTCGCGAGCTACCCGGGCTTCCACGTCACGGCCCCGCCGGGCCCGGGCCAGCCGTACGGGGTGTTCACCTCGGCCCTCGTCCCGGCGGACTCGGTCCCCCACGTGGCGGTCCTCCCCGACGGCACCCGCCTGCCGGTGCCCGCTCCGTCCCAGGACCCCCGCGCCTCAGAGCCCGGCCTTTCAGCCCCTCCGGCGTTTGAGGAGCGGGGTCCGGGGCGGAGCCCCGGGGAACGGTGGAAGGGCGGGGTGGGGGACAGCCCCGCAGGGCCCACCACCCGCGCCCCCCTCGGGGCCGTGGCCGGGGCCCGGAGCGGCGACAAGGGCGGCGACGCCAACGTCGGGGTCTGGGTCGAGACCGACGAGGCCTGGGCCTGGCTCGACCGCACCCTCACCGTCGAGCTGTTCCAGGAGCTGCTCCCCGAGGCCGCCGGCCTCCCCGTCACCCGCCACGCGCTGCCGCGACTGCGCGCCCTGAACTTCACCGTCCCCGGCCTCCTCGGTGACGGCGTCGCCTCCGGCCACCGCTTCGACCCGCAGGCCAAGGCCCTCGGCGAATGGCTGCGCGCCCGCCACCTCGACATCCCGACGCACCTGCTGCCCACCCCGGAGGGGACCGGCCCATGA